A region of Fibrobacter succinogenes subsp. succinogenes S85 DNA encodes the following proteins:
- a CDS encoding TIGR02171 family lipoprotein: MIFKLLGALFFAALFAGCHSDGGSSPTEVLPYSGMQRQMLLIEGSKDTIALGTNKNGAKIDESPEMKVLLDYDYWVDLYKVTCGEFKSVIDETIVENRVDCGPDSLPVVNVTFFDAVLFANEKSKNEDLDTIYEYSSAEFDKDGHCVNLAGFSFHLDRSGFRLPTEAEWVKVASQKGKCLDCFEKEKEFVNDYKGVFKNEVVTNYAGASSTNDADERIIKGGSSSNLYSRGGTYPVSPSTYEGNIGFRLAIGRVPDAVFFDQGGKKVNSPVRVVSSVLKLWDYTKTSKVKLVFKNEVTGNLNYIDYYNNSEIVEIKKTESAYHPDISPDGSMVAYCTGIEGIDRKSQVYVRSLDNNDSKPVKLDVESAAIPRWNVLESGDTVITYVTGTGNNSSEKSFKSMSTWQVPFANGKFGKPTKLFDGAYHGGVSVDSKLAVTGSKILRARVNGKETVWYNGEQACNVSLSRDFSKRTSFLDFHSTTGEKFVGNKYRVHEILFVADSAGNLIQHVKAPDGYTFDHPEWVTGRVNENIVATLANADGAHSKIVLVHLADSSITYLVEGDELWHPSLWIRERIVIPSSSSVASSSSKPVSSSSVSSSSSESSSSMGSSSDGKSSSSNDKPVQYFELDEDSAGFYVKNNEFQEAHWSYKMELVWTYWDSADVVILGSSRPQHGVIPALFSDQFYVVNLASAHGSMHSSYYMAMNYVLPHYKKLKYIIIEIALDRLWLTKQNSFFFLRSPDIKGYVYDANHDFWKSGIPEGLKEMTHEVPKVSSYAGNLTERGAMPLNSCGNWRSSVYAEQDVAWLDTGLVRLEETLGYLTEIIEQAKEKNIKVIGLEMPLNPNYKNVNAYGKYGLRNSDAPKILERIENMVEKYSNFMFFDQHKMGEHDYLNGMNYDDDHLCRAGAEKITHRLDSLLKTLD, encoded by the coding sequence ATGATATTTAAGCTTTTAGGGGCGCTTTTTTTTGCTGCGTTATTTGCGGGCTGTCATTCGGATGGGGGGAGTTCACCAACCGAAGTTTTGCCATATTCGGGAATGCAAAGGCAAATGTTGCTCATTGAGGGGTCCAAGGATACCATTGCATTGGGTACAAATAAGAATGGTGCCAAAATAGACGAATCTCCGGAAATGAAGGTCTTGTTGGACTACGATTACTGGGTGGACCTCTATAAAGTGACTTGTGGTGAATTTAAGTCGGTCATTGATGAAACGATTGTCGAAAATCGCGTAGATTGTGGCCCGGATAGCTTGCCGGTAGTCAATGTGACTTTTTTTGATGCTGTACTCTTTGCTAATGAAAAAAGTAAAAATGAAGATTTGGATACCATCTATGAATATTCTAGCGCAGAATTTGATAAAGATGGACATTGCGTGAATCTTGCTGGTTTCTCGTTCCATCTTGATAGGAGCGGTTTTAGGCTTCCGACCGAAGCGGAATGGGTGAAGGTGGCTTCGCAAAAAGGTAAATGCTTGGATTGCTTTGAAAAAGAGAAGGAGTTTGTCAATGACTACAAAGGTGTTTTCAAAAATGAAGTTGTGACAAATTATGCGGGCGCGTCCAGTACAAATGATGCCGATGAACGTATTATCAAGGGTGGTAGCTCGTCGAACCTTTATTCAAGAGGGGGGACATATCCTGTAAGTCCATCGACTTATGAAGGCAATATTGGTTTTCGTCTAGCGATTGGCAGAGTTCCTGATGCTGTTTTTTTTGATCAGGGCGGAAAGAAGGTAAATTCCCCTGTCAGGGTGGTTTCTTCAGTGCTGAAACTGTGGGATTACACAAAAACTTCTAAAGTAAAGCTTGTCTTTAAAAACGAGGTTACAGGAAATCTCAATTACATTGATTATTACAATAACAGTGAAATTGTTGAAATTAAAAAAACAGAGTCGGCTTATCATCCAGATATCTCACCGGATGGAAGCATGGTTGCTTATTGTACGGGGATCGAGGGGATTGATCGGAAGTCCCAGGTTTATGTCCGTAGTCTAGATAATAATGATTCCAAACCTGTAAAATTGGATGTGGAGAGCGCTGCAATTCCTCGCTGGAATGTTTTAGAAAGTGGCGATACCGTTATTACTTATGTGACGGGAACCGGCAACAATTCTAGCGAAAAGTCTTTCAAGAGCATGAGCACGTGGCAAGTCCCTTTTGCAAATGGAAAGTTCGGGAAGCCTACTAAGTTGTTTGATGGGGCGTACCATGGTGGAGTGAGTGTTGACAGTAAGCTTGCTGTTACGGGGTCAAAAATTCTCCGGGCTAGGGTCAACGGAAAAGAAACGGTCTGGTATAATGGGGAACAGGCTTGCAATGTGTCGCTTTCGAGAGATTTTAGCAAGCGTACGTCGTTTCTCGATTTCCATAGTACAACGGGTGAAAAATTTGTTGGCAACAAGTACCGGGTACATGAAATCCTTTTTGTGGCGGACAGTGCCGGAAATCTTATTCAACATGTGAAAGCGCCTGACGGCTATACATTTGATCATCCTGAATGGGTGACCGGGCGAGTGAACGAGAATATTGTGGCGACTCTTGCAAATGCGGACGGGGCGCATTCTAAAATTGTCCTAGTCCATTTGGCTGATAGCTCTATTACATATCTTGTCGAAGGCGATGAACTGTGGCATCCGAGTCTTTGGATTCGCGAAAGGATCGTGATTCCTTCTAGCTCTAGTGTTGCAAGCAGCTCAAGCAAGCCTGTCAGCAGTTCTTCTGTTTCGAGTTCCAGTTCTGAATCTAGCAGTTCTATGGGCTCGAGTTCCGACGGAAAATCTTCAAGTTCTAATGATAAACCGGTACAGTATTTTGAACTTGATGAAGATAGCGCAGGCTTTTACGTGAAAAACAATGAATTCCAGGAAGCGCACTGGAGTTATAAGATGGAACTTGTCTGGACCTATTGGGATTCGGCGGATGTTGTTATTTTGGGTTCGTCAAGGCCGCAACATGGTGTTATTCCAGCCTTGTTTAGCGATCAGTTTTATGTTGTCAATCTTGCGAGTGCGCACGGGAGTATGCATTCTTCTTATTATATGGCAATGAATTACGTCTTGCCCCATTATAAAAAGCTGAAGTACATTATCATTGAAATCGCGCTTGATAGGCTATGGCTGACAAAACAGAATAGTTTCTTTTTTCTGAGAAGTCCTGATATCAAGGGGTATGTTTACGATGCCAATCACGATTTCTGGAAGTCGGGCATTCCCGAAGGTCTTAAGGAAATGACGCATGAAGTGCCGAAGGTCTCCTCGTATGCAGGCAACCTGACTGAACGGGGGGCGATGCCTTTGAATAGTTGTGGCAACTGGAGGTCGTCGGTTTATGCAGAACAGGATGTCGCGTGGCTTGATACGGGGCTTGTCCGACTTGAAGAAACTTTGGGTTACTTGACTGAAATTATAGAGCAGGCCAAAGAAAAGAATATTAAGGTGATTGGTTTAGAAATGCCGCTAAATCCGAATTACAAGAACGTGAATGCTTACGGAAAGTATGGGCTACGCAATAGCGATGCTCCTAAAATACTTGAACGAATTGAGAATATGGTTGAAAAGTACAGCAATTTTATGTTCTTTGACCAGCACAAGATGGGTGAACACGATTATCTTAATGGTATGAATTACGATGATGACCACCTTTGCCGAGCAGGTGCCGAGAAAATAACCCACCGTCTGGATTCCCTGTTGAAAACATTAGACTGA
- a CDS encoding homoserine dehydrogenase produces the protein MLRIGLIGTGTVGGGVIQILEQKIAEYKEKLGVELELSCICAKSEEEVAPYKAKGYKVSTNADEMIAGDDIDVLVELAGGYNMPRKWILAALESGKHVVTANKALLAKYGHEIFPLAAKKGLHVLFEAAVGGGIPIIRSVQEGFVGSTVESLSCIINGTCNYILSRMAEEGLDFDVVLKDAQKLGFAEADPTFDIEGIDSAHKTALLASLCSGKRVDFEKIHVTGISKITAQDIAFAKELGCCVKLLGIYHRDGDRVDARVHPCFVPNTNLLSNVNGVINAVYLKCDNLGETVQTGAGAGRLPTASAVVADLVSLARSTDQGSRKALPMGWFNVENSATLVPISETSARYYLRFTSRDACGVLAKITKILADNNISIETIIQKNVNDPGKVSIVVITEKTLDSKLSKAVDAVNSLSEIVEKSQVIRFLA, from the coding sequence ATGTTGCGTATTGGTTTAATTGGCACGGGTACCGTTGGTGGTGGTGTCATTCAGATTCTTGAACAGAAGATTGCCGAATATAAGGAAAAGCTGGGTGTCGAGCTGGAACTCTCCTGCATCTGCGCTAAGTCCGAAGAAGAAGTGGCTCCGTACAAGGCTAAGGGCTACAAGGTCTCGACCAATGCCGACGAAATGATTGCTGGCGACGATATCGACGTGCTCGTGGAACTCGCCGGTGGCTACAACATGCCGCGCAAGTGGATCCTCGCTGCTCTCGAAAGCGGTAAGCATGTGGTGACGGCTAACAAGGCTCTCCTCGCCAAGTACGGTCACGAAATTTTCCCGCTCGCCGCAAAGAAGGGCCTGCATGTCTTGTTCGAAGCTGCTGTTGGCGGTGGCATTCCTATCATCCGCAGCGTCCAGGAAGGTTTCGTTGGCTCTACAGTCGAAAGCCTGAGCTGCATCATTAACGGTACTTGCAACTACATCTTGAGCCGCATGGCCGAAGAAGGTCTCGACTTCGACGTCGTCTTGAAGGACGCCCAGAAGCTCGGCTTTGCTGAAGCAGACCCGACTTTCGATATCGAAGGTATCGACTCCGCCCACAAGACCGCCCTCCTTGCTAGCCTTTGCAGTGGCAAGCGCGTGGACTTCGAAAAGATCCACGTCACCGGTATTTCCAAGATTACCGCTCAGGATATCGCATTTGCTAAGGAACTTGGCTGCTGCGTGAAGCTCCTCGGCATCTACCACCGCGACGGCGACCGCGTGGACGCCCGTGTCCATCCGTGCTTCGTCCCGAACACGAACTTGCTCTCTAACGTGAATGGCGTTATCAACGCTGTTTACCTCAAGTGCGACAACCTCGGCGAAACGGTTCAGACCGGTGCTGGTGCTGGCCGCCTCCCGACCGCATCTGCAGTCGTGGCTGATCTCGTGTCCCTCGCTCGTTCTACCGACCAGGGCAGCCGCAAGGCACTCCCGATGGGCTGGTTCAATGTCGAAAACTCTGCAACGCTCGTTCCTATCTCTGAAACTAGCGCCCGCTACTACCTCCGCTTCACGTCTCGTGACGCTTGCGGTGTGCTCGCCAAGATTACGAAGATCCTTGCAGACAACAACATCTCTATCGAAACGATTATCCAGAAGAACGTGAACGACCCGGGCAAGGTGTCCATCGTCGTCATTACGGAAAAGACTCTCGATAGCAAGCTCTCCAAGGCTGTCGATGCCGTGAACTCTCTCTCCGAAATCGTTGAGAAGAGCCAGGTTATCCGCTTCCTCGCTTAA
- a CDS encoding sugar transferase — MERILLILSDFAALSICFALAFWVQFHSGLIVDKFDPTKTFDSYWQYGLVLNIGWLTLFAFAGLYRSWLLLSRTHQVLRVLRAVVIGVVLVIVCLFGAEFMGKVFTNQPLNEGYLYGSRFPWIFIYGGLAILLVGLFRMFIYIFLRALLRKGYGANNILVLGATEAGKKIARDLAKTPARGQRVVGFVDERYQVLPKKFAKVPVLGKYSDLPALVKKYKVSGIIIAHESTSPQEIMRVLVWICELPLHIYIVPELYSVVNGRFKANLVYGFELQELFAFTMPPWQVRVKRIIDIAFGLFLGLLSLPVCLFAAIAIKLDDHGPIFYSQERIGLYGKPFTVYKFRTMRTDAEKFGAQWATKKDPRITRIGRFLRKTRIDELPQILCVLKGDMSMVGPRPERAVFIGKLREQIPFYISRLKMKPGLTGWAQVCHHYDTSIEDVQIKLQYDMYYYENMSLLLDFQILVRTVYVVLTGKGAQ; from the coding sequence ATGGAACGAATTCTCTTAATCCTCTCGGATTTTGCCGCTTTGTCGATTTGTTTCGCCTTGGCGTTTTGGGTTCAGTTCCATAGTGGCCTTATCGTAGACAAGTTCGACCCGACCAAGACGTTTGATAGCTATTGGCAGTACGGCCTTGTCTTGAATATCGGGTGGCTAACCTTGTTTGCCTTTGCCGGATTGTATCGTTCCTGGCTTTTGTTATCAAGAACACACCAGGTCTTGCGCGTTCTCCGTGCGGTTGTCATTGGTGTGGTCTTGGTGATTGTCTGTCTGTTCGGTGCCGAGTTCATGGGGAAGGTCTTTACGAACCAACCGCTCAATGAAGGCTATCTCTATGGTTCCCGGTTCCCGTGGATATTTATATATGGCGGACTTGCCATTTTGCTTGTCGGCTTGTTCCGCATGTTTATCTATATCTTCTTGCGTGCTCTGCTCCGTAAGGGCTATGGAGCGAACAATATCCTTGTGCTTGGCGCTACCGAAGCGGGTAAAAAGATTGCTCGTGATCTGGCGAAGACTCCGGCTCGTGGTCAGCGCGTTGTGGGCTTTGTCGATGAACGCTACCAGGTCTTGCCGAAAAAGTTTGCGAAGGTTCCGGTTCTCGGCAAGTATTCCGATTTGCCTGCTCTTGTCAAGAAGTACAAGGTTAGTGGCATTATCATCGCGCACGAAAGTACGTCTCCGCAAGAGATTATGCGCGTGCTCGTCTGGATTTGCGAACTCCCGCTCCATATTTACATTGTTCCTGAACTTTATAGCGTCGTGAATGGCCGCTTCAAGGCAAACCTTGTTTACGGTTTTGAATTGCAGGAACTTTTTGCGTTTACGATGCCGCCTTGGCAGGTTCGCGTCAAGCGCATTATCGATATTGCTTTTGGCTTGTTCCTCGGGCTTTTGTCGCTCCCGGTATGTTTGTTTGCCGCTATTGCGATTAAGCTCGATGACCATGGCCCCATTTTCTATTCGCAGGAACGCATTGGCCTTTATGGCAAGCCGTTTACAGTTTACAAGTTCCGCACGATGCGTACCGATGCCGAAAAGTTTGGAGCTCAGTGGGCGACCAAGAAGGACCCGCGCATCACGCGAATAGGCCGTTTTTTGCGCAAGACCCGTATTGATGAACTTCCGCAGATTCTTTGTGTTTTGAAAGGCGATATGAGCATGGTGGGGCCGCGTCCGGAACGCGCCGTGTTTATTGGCAAACTCCGTGAACAGATCCCGTTCTACATCAGCCGCCTCAAGATGAAACCGGGCCTCACTGGCTGGGCTCAGGTTTGCCACCACTACGATACGAGCATTGAAGATGTGCAGATCAAGCTCCAGTACGACATGTACTATTACGAGAATATGAGCTTGCTTTTGGATTTCCAGATTCTCGTACGAACCGTTTATGTTGTGCTGACAGGCAAGGGTGCTCAATAG
- the nadC gene encoding carboxylating nicotinate-nucleotide diphosphorylase, protein MYGDNSTPVFPTEDALTMIRLALAEDVRTGDVTSEWTIPADQKQHARLIAKEDGVLAGLPIIELVFQELKANAKVTLHKNDGDVVKKGDLIAELDGTTHELLTGERTLLNFIQQLSGVATVAHTFQEALKGGKTKVLDTRKTIPGFRTLQKYAVRVGGGSNHRMGLFDMVLVKDNHIAAAGGVLEALEVVKKNNKQGLMVEMEVENFDQLRALLNKGVDVIMLDNMSNEMMAEALKIIKESGDKCLVEGSGNMTLERAKQIATLGLDFISVGALTHSVKALDISMRI, encoded by the coding sequence ATGTACGGCGATAATTCTACTCCAGTATTCCCAACCGAAGATGCTTTGACCATGATCCGCCTCGCATTGGCGGAAGACGTTCGCACGGGCGACGTGACCAGTGAATGGACCATCCCCGCGGACCAGAAACAGCATGCCCGCCTCATCGCCAAAGAAGATGGCGTGCTCGCCGGCCTCCCGATTATTGAACTCGTGTTCCAGGAACTCAAGGCAAACGCCAAGGTGACGCTCCACAAGAATGATGGTGACGTCGTGAAGAAAGGCGACCTGATTGCCGAACTTGATGGCACGACTCATGAACTTTTGACGGGCGAACGTACGCTCTTGAACTTCATCCAGCAGCTCTCTGGTGTGGCAACGGTTGCTCACACGTTCCAGGAAGCCTTGAAGGGCGGTAAGACCAAGGTTCTCGACACCCGCAAGACGATTCCGGGTTTCCGCACTTTGCAGAAGTACGCCGTTCGCGTCGGTGGTGGTTCCAATCACCGCATGGGCCTCTTTGATATGGTGCTCGTGAAGGACAATCACATTGCAGCTGCTGGTGGCGTGCTCGAAGCTCTCGAAGTCGTCAAGAAGAACAACAAGCAGGGCTTGATGGTTGAAATGGAAGTTGAAAATTTTGACCAGCTCCGCGCTCTCCTCAATAAGGGCGTTGACGTCATTATGCTCGACAACATGAGCAACGAAATGATGGCCGAAGCTTTGAAGATTATCAAGGAAAGCGGCGACAAGTGCCTCGTGGAAGGTTCTGGCAACATGACGCTCGAACGTGCGAAGCAGATTGCAACGCTCGGTCTTGACTTCATCTCTGTCGGTGCTCTCACGCACAGCGTCAAAGCCCTTGACATCTCGATGAGAATTTAA
- a CDS encoding UDP-glucuronic acid decarboxylase family protein translates to MRCLVTGGAGFLGSHLCERLLNDGHEVICLDNYFTGRMANVAHLRDNRNFELIRHDVTEPILLEVDRIFNLACPASPIHYQFNPVKTIKTSVMGAINMLGLAKRVKARILQASTSEVYGDPAVHPQTEDYWGNVNPIGIRSCYDEGKRVAETLFMDYHRQNKVDIRIVRIFNTYGPRMLPNDGRVVSNFIVQALNGEDLTIYGDGSQTRSFCYVDDLIEGFVRMMNQDKIIGPVNIGNPGEFTMLELAKEVLELTGSKSKIVYKPLPGDDPKMRRPDITLAKSALKWEPTIPLRQGLEKTIVYFDNLLKSK, encoded by the coding sequence ATGCGTTGTTTAGTTACTGGTGGTGCTGGATTCTTAGGAAGTCACCTTTGCGAAAGACTTTTGAATGACGGACACGAGGTCATTTGCCTGGACAATTACTTCACAGGCCGTATGGCTAACGTAGCCCACCTGCGTGACAACCGCAATTTTGAACTCATCCGTCACGATGTGACCGAACCGATTCTTTTGGAAGTGGACCGCATTTTCAACTTGGCATGCCCTGCAAGCCCGATTCATTACCAGTTCAATCCGGTAAAGACCATCAAGACGAGTGTCATGGGCGCCATCAACATGCTCGGCCTTGCAAAGCGCGTTAAAGCCCGCATCTTGCAGGCTTCTACAAGCGAAGTCTATGGCGACCCGGCAGTGCATCCGCAGACCGAAGACTACTGGGGAAATGTGAACCCCATCGGCATCCGCAGCTGCTATGACGAAGGCAAGCGCGTCGCTGAAACGCTCTTCATGGATTACCACCGCCAGAACAAGGTTGACATCCGCATTGTCCGCATTTTTAATACGTACGGCCCGCGCATGCTCCCGAACGACGGCCGCGTTGTTTCAAACTTCATCGTCCAGGCGCTCAATGGCGAAGACCTCACCATCTACGGCGACGGCAGCCAGACCCGCAGCTTTTGCTACGTGGACGACCTCATTGAAGGCTTTGTCCGCATGATGAACCAGGATAAGATTATCGGACCGGTCAACATCGGCAATCCTGGTGAATTCACGATGCTTGAACTTGCGAAGGAAGTGCTTGAACTCACGGGTTCCAAGAGCAAGATTGTCTACAAGCCGCTCCCGGGCGATGACCCGAAGATGCGCCGTCCGGACATCACGCTTGCCAAGAGCGCTCTCAAGTGGGAACCGACAATCCCGCTTCGTCAGGGGCTTGAAAAGACTATCGTCTACTTTGATAACTTGCTCAAGTCAAAGTAA
- a CDS encoding DUF3943 domain-containing protein, which yields MLRKLLSSLLFLSVAALSAPLFSDQTISEDSINVAYTVTNTTFEDTVDINALEKPKEVSPLIVLGEVFGFNGFIWAWDRYVLDKGYARTGPSYWKRNFKEGWEWDHNHWAINFYGHPYQGATYYNFARGAGYGFYGSLLFTALGSYTWEMFAETEYPSINDLIATSIGGAVYGEVLYRLSRKLYGVDESAWYNQVGAFGMAHSAYLQRKMFGNRDVITGNTPMDLSIFLGTGSHFGNIYRYGGRNEDDLDQRWDDKHVMYGAEIEYGKPFRKVKRPFDYFTLLTRGEVGPDGTLFQLDVTGKLTNAGVHGRGHWVDFATYLDYCTFYGDFATVGTISVGTGIDFSLWLLPSLRFRMYHQIYFILLGTTDMGYDDLIREVHPEYESDMDNYQYNMGAKYVLGIEISIGKKFRFNNKTIVDALHTIPGSLPHYGADGWDMLLMNYTSAEYDLTDKIAMGGRFDTYAKVAAYSSEFFEPMSRGVFAYTLYFSYKLF from the coding sequence ATGCTTCGCAAGTTGTTGTCATCGCTATTGTTTTTGTCTGTAGCCGCTTTGAGCGCTCCCTTATTTTCTGACCAAACTATTTCTGAAGATTCTATCAATGTCGCTTACACAGTAACGAATACGACGTTTGAAGACACGGTTGACATCAATGCTCTAGAAAAGCCCAAAGAAGTTTCTCCGCTTATCGTCTTAGGCGAAGTCTTTGGGTTCAATGGATTTATCTGGGCGTGGGACCGTTATGTTTTGGACAAAGGTTATGCGCGTACAGGGCCGAGTTACTGGAAACGCAATTTTAAGGAAGGCTGGGAATGGGACCACAATCATTGGGCGATTAACTTTTATGGGCATCCGTATCAGGGCGCGACTTATTACAACTTTGCTCGTGGCGCGGGCTATGGATTTTATGGAAGTCTGTTGTTTACTGCGCTTGGAAGCTACACGTGGGAAATGTTTGCCGAGACAGAATACCCATCCATTAACGACTTGATTGCGACCTCAATTGGAGGCGCCGTCTATGGCGAAGTCCTCTACAGGCTTTCACGAAAACTTTATGGCGTTGATGAATCTGCCTGGTACAATCAGGTCGGTGCATTTGGGATGGCGCATTCCGCTTACTTGCAAAGGAAAATGTTCGGTAACCGCGATGTCATTACGGGCAACACTCCGATGGATCTGTCCATTTTCTTGGGTACAGGCTCTCATTTCGGAAACATCTATCGCTATGGTGGCCGCAATGAGGATGACTTGGATCAACGTTGGGATGATAAACATGTCATGTACGGTGCTGAAATTGAATACGGCAAGCCGTTCCGGAAGGTCAAGCGTCCGTTTGATTATTTCACTTTACTCACTCGCGGTGAAGTCGGCCCAGATGGGACTCTTTTCCAACTTGATGTGACTGGCAAGCTCACGAATGCCGGTGTTCATGGGCGTGGACATTGGGTGGATTTTGCGACGTATCTCGACTATTGCACGTTCTATGGAGACTTCGCGACTGTCGGCACAATCTCTGTCGGTACGGGCATTGACTTTTCGCTTTGGCTTTTGCCTTCGTTACGTTTCCGCATGTACCACCAGATTTACTTCATCTTGCTTGGTACGACGGACATGGGCTACGATGACTTGATTCGTGAAGTGCATCCGGAATATGAATCGGATATGGACAATTACCAGTACAATATGGGTGCAAAGTATGTGTTGGGGATTGAAATCTCGATTGGGAAAAAGTTCCGCTTCAATAACAAGACGATTGTCGATGCGCTGCATACGATTCCAGGTTCGCTACCGCACTATGGCGCCGATGGCTGGGACATGTTGTTGATGAACTACACCTCGGCAGAATACGATTTGACGGATAAAATTGCTATGGGCGGTCGTTTTGACACTTATGCTAAGGTTGCCGCTTACTCCTCCGAATTCTTTGAACCCATGAGCCGCGGCGTCTTTGCATACACCCTGTACTTCAGCTATAAACTGTTCTAA
- a CDS encoding helix-turn-helix domain-containing protein produces the protein MLNFLRQANVLPDKIAMITSLKEFGLENYVKVQAAVLLLVKRGSVDVELDLKTYHLEAGALFVVFPEQVLRAKKASADFEPVCIACSKNMIDELIIRFDDNTRLILRYRENPLQQLDKVKFDQLNASFEFLKKKFETTETNACRLQVLKNHLIALLYECIGIVDEPIATDVVKSRGQVLFAQFIDLVVEHHREQHSVKFYADELGITPKYLSAVAEEQTGKNAKRWIDEHIALDAKVLLRSSSRDIQKVSKILNFPDVSFFGKFFKRLVGVSPKAYRKTTD, from the coding sequence ATGCTGAATTTTTTGCGTCAAGCAAACGTGTTGCCCGATAAGATTGCAATGATCACCAGCCTCAAGGAATTCGGGCTTGAAAATTATGTAAAAGTCCAGGCGGCGGTGCTCCTCTTGGTGAAACGCGGTTCCGTGGACGTTGAACTTGACCTTAAGACTTACCACCTTGAAGCGGGTGCCTTGTTCGTCGTGTTCCCGGAACAGGTGCTGCGAGCCAAGAAGGCTTCTGCCGATTTTGAACCGGTGTGCATTGCGTGCTCCAAGAACATGATCGATGAATTGATCATTCGTTTTGACGATAATACGCGGCTCATTTTGCGCTATCGTGAAAATCCTTTACAGCAGCTTGATAAAGTTAAGTTTGATCAACTGAATGCAAGCTTTGAATTCTTGAAGAAAAAGTTTGAAACGACGGAAACGAACGCTTGCCGTTTGCAGGTTCTCAAGAATCATTTGATTGCGCTTTTGTATGAGTGCATTGGAATTGTAGACGAGCCTATTGCTACGGATGTGGTCAAAAGTCGTGGTCAGGTGCTATTTGCGCAGTTTATAGACCTCGTTGTCGAACATCATCGCGAACAGCATTCCGTGAAGTTTTACGCCGATGAACTCGGCATCACGCCGAAGTACCTCTCTGCCGTTGCCGAAGAGCAGACCGGGAAGAATGCCAAGCGTTGGATTGACGAACATATTGCGCTTGATGCCAAGGTGCTGTTGCGCTCGTCTTCTAGAGACATCCAGAAGGTCTCCAAGATTCTGAACTTCCCGGATGTTTCGTTCTTTGGAAAATTCTTCAAGCGCCTCGTCGGCGTTTCGCCCAAAGCCTACCGCAAAACGACGGATTGA